Proteins found in one Mustela lutreola isolate mMusLut2 chromosome 10, mMusLut2.pri, whole genome shotgun sequence genomic segment:
- the LOC131810435 gene encoding cytochrome P450 4A6-like isoform X1 yields the protein MLREGQQQSGTVRESQQSSSTCTMSVSVLSVIRLLGGVSGLLQVASVLGLVLLLLKAAQLYLHRRWLLRAVQEFPSPPSHWLFGHMHELQKGQELQELQKRAEKYPCASPRWLWGSEASLVVYDPDYMKVILGRSDPKSDGSYRFMAPWIGYGLLLLNGKTWFQHRRMLTPAFHYDILKPYVGLMADSVQVMLDKWEELCSQNSSLEIFGHISLMTLDTLMKCAFSYQGNQQSNRYSQSYLQAIWDLNNLVYSRMSNVFYWKDIIYKLTTEGRWNQRACQLAHQHTDRVIKLRKAQLQEEGNLEKVRSKRHLDFLDILLFAQMENGSSFSDKDLRAEVDTFMFEGHDTTASGISWILYALATHPEHQQKCREEIQSLLGGGASITWDHLDQMPYTTKCIKEALRLYPPVLCVSRELSKPITFPDGRSLPKGFLVTLSFYALHHNPKVWPNPEVFDPSRFAPGSSRHSHAFLPFSGGSRNCIGKQFAMYEMKVAVALTLLRFELAPDPFRVPVPTPRIVLMSKNGIHLHLRKLL from the exons ATGCTCAGGGAAGGTCAGCAACAGTCAGGGACAGTCAGGGAGAGTCAGCAATCCAGCAGCACCTGCACCATGAGTGTCTCTGTGCTGAGTGTCATCAGACTCCTGGGCGGTGTCTCTGGGCTCCTGCAAGTGGCCTCCGTGCTAGGGCTGGTTCTGCTGCTGCTCAAGGCAGCACAGCTGTACCTGCACAGGCGGTGGCTGCTCAGAGCAGTCCAGGAGTTCCCGTCCCCTCCTTCCCACTGGCTCTTTGGGCACATGCATGAG CTCCAAAAGGGTCAGGAACTACAAGAGCTTCAGAAAAGGGCAGAGAAATATCCATGTGCCAGTCCTCGCTGGCTATGGGGGAGTGAGGCTAGCCTGGTAGTCTATGACCCAGACTACATGAAGGTGATCCTGGGGCGATCTG ACCCAAAGTCTGATGGTTCTTACAGATTCATGGCTCCCTGGATAG GGTATGGTTTGCTCCTGTTGAATGGAAAGACGTGGTTCCAGCACCGGAGAATGCTAACCCCAGCCTTCCACTATGACATCctgaagccctatgtggggctcatgGCCGACTCTGTCCAAGTGATGCTG GACAAATGGGAGGAACTCTGCAGCCAGAACTCATCTCTGGAGATCTTTGGacacatttccttgatgactttgGACACCCTTATGAAGTGTGCCTTCAGCTACCAGGGCAACCAACAGTCAAATAG GTACTCACAGTCCTACCTTCAAGCCATTTGGGACCTGAACAACCTGGTGTATTCCCGGATGAGCAATGTTTTCTACTGGAAAGACATCATCTATAAGCTGACCACTGAAGGTCGCTGGAACCAACGGGCCTGCCAGCTTGCCCATCAACACACAG ACCGAGTGATCAAGCTGAGGAAGGCTCAGCTGCAGGAGGAGGGAAACCTGGAGAAGGTCAGGAGCAAGAGGCACTTGGACTTCCTGGATATCCTCCTCTTTGCCCAA ATGGAGAATGGGAGCAGCTTTTCTGATAAGGACCTCCGTGCAGAAGTGGACACCTTCATGTTTGAGGGCCATGACACCACAGCCAGTGGCATCTCCTGGATCCTCTATGCTTTGGCCACACACCCAGAGCATCAGCAGAAATGTCGGGAAGAGATCCAGAGCCTCCTGGGGGGTGGTGCCTCCATTACCTG GGACCACTTGGACCAGATGCCCTACACCACCAAGTGCATCAAGGAGGCACTGAGACTCTATCCACCAGTTCTATGTGTTAGCAGAGAGCTCAGCAAGCCCATCACCTTCCCTGACGGACGCTCCTTACCCAAAG GATTCTTAGTGACGCTCTCCTTTTATGCCCTTCACCACAACCCAAAAGTGTGGCCAAATCCAGAG GTGTTTGACCCTTCCCGGTTTGCACCGGGCTCCTCTCGACACAGCCATGCTTTCCTGCCCTTCTCAGGAGGATCGAG GAACTGCATCGGGAAGCAGTTTGCCATGTACGAGATGAAGGTGGCAGTGGCCCTGACCCTGCTCCGCTTTGAGCTGGCACCAGATCCTTTCAGGGTCCCTGTTCCCACTCCAAGAATTGTGCTGATGTCCAAGAATGGAATCCACCTGCATCTCAGGAAGCTCCTCTAA
- the LOC131810435 gene encoding cytochrome P450 4A11-like isoform X2, with product MLREGQQQSGTVRESQQSSSTCTMSVSVLSVIRLLGGVSGLLQVASVLGLVLLLLKAAQLYLHRRWLLRAVQEFPSPPSHWLFGHMHELQKGQELQELQKRAEKYPCASPRWLWGSEASLVVYDPDYMKVILGRSDPKSDGSYRFMAPWIGYGLLLLNGKTWFQHRRMLTPAFHYDILKPYVGLMADSVQVMLDKWEELCSQNSSLEIFGHISLMTLDTLMKCAFSYQGNQQSNRYSQSYLQAIWDLNNLVYSRMSNVFYWKDIIYKLTTEGRWNQRACQLAHQHTDRVIKLRKAQLQEEGNLEKVRSKRHLDFLDILLFAQMENGSSFSDKDLRAEVDTFMFEGHDTTASGISWILYALATHPEHQQKCREEIQSLLGGGASITWDHLDQMPYTTKCIKEALRLYPPVLCVSRELSKPITFPDGRSLPKGV from the exons ATGCTCAGGGAAGGTCAGCAACAGTCAGGGACAGTCAGGGAGAGTCAGCAATCCAGCAGCACCTGCACCATGAGTGTCTCTGTGCTGAGTGTCATCAGACTCCTGGGCGGTGTCTCTGGGCTCCTGCAAGTGGCCTCCGTGCTAGGGCTGGTTCTGCTGCTGCTCAAGGCAGCACAGCTGTACCTGCACAGGCGGTGGCTGCTCAGAGCAGTCCAGGAGTTCCCGTCCCCTCCTTCCCACTGGCTCTTTGGGCACATGCATGAG CTCCAAAAGGGTCAGGAACTACAAGAGCTTCAGAAAAGGGCAGAGAAATATCCATGTGCCAGTCCTCGCTGGCTATGGGGGAGTGAGGCTAGCCTGGTAGTCTATGACCCAGACTACATGAAGGTGATCCTGGGGCGATCTG ACCCAAAGTCTGATGGTTCTTACAGATTCATGGCTCCCTGGATAG GGTATGGTTTGCTCCTGTTGAATGGAAAGACGTGGTTCCAGCACCGGAGAATGCTAACCCCAGCCTTCCACTATGACATCctgaagccctatgtggggctcatgGCCGACTCTGTCCAAGTGATGCTG GACAAATGGGAGGAACTCTGCAGCCAGAACTCATCTCTGGAGATCTTTGGacacatttccttgatgactttgGACACCCTTATGAAGTGTGCCTTCAGCTACCAGGGCAACCAACAGTCAAATAG GTACTCACAGTCCTACCTTCAAGCCATTTGGGACCTGAACAACCTGGTGTATTCCCGGATGAGCAATGTTTTCTACTGGAAAGACATCATCTATAAGCTGACCACTGAAGGTCGCTGGAACCAACGGGCCTGCCAGCTTGCCCATCAACACACAG ACCGAGTGATCAAGCTGAGGAAGGCTCAGCTGCAGGAGGAGGGAAACCTGGAGAAGGTCAGGAGCAAGAGGCACTTGGACTTCCTGGATATCCTCCTCTTTGCCCAA ATGGAGAATGGGAGCAGCTTTTCTGATAAGGACCTCCGTGCAGAAGTGGACACCTTCATGTTTGAGGGCCATGACACCACAGCCAGTGGCATCTCCTGGATCCTCTATGCTTTGGCCACACACCCAGAGCATCAGCAGAAATGTCGGGAAGAGATCCAGAGCCTCCTGGGGGGTGGTGCCTCCATTACCTG GGACCACTTGGACCAGATGCCCTACACCACCAAGTGCATCAAGGAGGCACTGAGACTCTATCCACCAGTTCTATGTGTTAGCAGAGAGCTCAGCAAGCCCATCACCTTCCCTGACGGACGCTCCTTACCCAAAG GTGTTTGA